In Microplitis mediator isolate UGA2020A chromosome 2, iyMicMedi2.1, whole genome shotgun sequence, a single window of DNA contains:
- the LOC130663628 gene encoding glucosidase 2 subunit beta, with protein sequence MINYLLFFVISALVLSFELSHVTGTKVTRIRGIPLSKNSLYDPKKDFSCLDGSRIITFDKVNDDYCDCGDGSDEPGTAACSNGFFFCENPGHKSRYIPSSLVNDGICDCCDASDEYLSSASCVDNCKELGREARAEAEKAAELVREGSKIRLQLAEEGRKLKNEIGEKLTKLKNDFLEAELIKKEKEIIKNQAVDRENAALEKYKPAESEATDRNDEQSDEAKLREADEYFKMLDSDESHSVTLSELQTRIIFDRDHNGAVTEEEAMYFLGQDEVNFDEFLEKSWNNIKPVLMKEQGLFRGPDDQEQRQVHEEHELEHEDEHDTEEDEDEEDQEQDVEGAAEDAEGHAEEIEREGEVEQPPEQPQVQYDEETQALIDEATAARTQYQQAEKAALDLQNEIRSLEAKIDRDYGPEEVFASLDGECYQYTDLEYVYTMCMFGRATQSAKSGGSEVSLGHWQDWAGPDYSKYSKAKFDRGLTCWNGPARSTMLDLRCGKENKLVSVSEPSRCEYAMIFTTPALCNPDADNSSVHDEL encoded by the exons atgattaattacttgttattttttgtgatATCAGCATTAGTTTTATCATTTGAATTGAGCCACGTAACCGGTACTAAAGTAACACGTATACGGGGTATTccattatcaaaaaattcacttTATGATCCGAAAAAAGACTTTAGTTGTTTAGATGGCAGCCGTATTATAACATTCGACAAAGTTAATGACGACTACTGTGACTGTGGTGATGGGAGTGATGAACCCGGTACCGCTGCTTGCTCAAATGGCTTCTTTTTCTGTGAGAATCCTGGTCATAAGTCACGATACATACCATCGAGTCTTGTCAATGATGGAATTTGTGATTGCTGTGATGCTAGTGATGAATACTTATCCTCGGCATCATGTGTTGACAACTGCAAGGAGCTTGGGAGGGAAGCAAGAGCTGAAGCTGAAAAAGCTGCTGAGCTGGTGAGAGAGGGCAGCAAAATCAGGCTGCAGTTGGCTGAGGAAGGACGAAAATTGAAGAACGAGATTGGGGAAAAATTGACGAAGCTGAAAAATGACTTCTTGGAGGCTGAGCTTATCAAGAAAGAAAAAGAGATTATCAAGAACCAGGCTGTTGATAGAGAAAATGCCgctttggaaaaatataaaccgGCTGAATCAGAGGCTACGGATAGGAACGATGAGCAGAGTGATGAAGCTAAACTACGAGAAGCTGATGAGTACTTTAAGATGCTTGATTCTGATGAAAGTCACAGTGTCACTTTGAGTGAATTACAAAcgagaattatttttgatcGTGATCATAATGGTGCTGTCACTGAGGAAGAAGCGATGTACTTTTTGGGACAGGATGAAGTCAATTTTGATGAGTTTCTTGAGAAATCATGGAATAATATCAAGCCAGTACTCATGAAAGAACAAG gaTTATTTAGAGGCCCAGACGATCAGGAGCAACGTCAAGTCCACGAGGAGCATGAGCTTGAACACGAGGACGAGCATGATACTGAGGAAGACGAAGATGAAGAAGACCAGGAACAAGATGTTGAAGGAGCTGCTGAAGATGCTGAAGGTCACGCTGAAGAGATTGAAAGAGAGGGTGAAGTAGAGCAGCCACCAGAGCAGCCGCAGGTTCAGTACGACGAAGAAACTCAGGCGTTAATTGACGAGGCGACCGCCGCAAGGACTCAGTACCAGCAAGCAGAGAAGGCTGCGCTTGATCTTCAAAATGAAATAAGATCACTGGAGGCTAAAATCGACCGAGATTACGGACCTGAGGAAGTTTTTGCTTCGCTAGACGGTGAGTGTTATCAGTACACGGATCTGGAGTACGTGTACACCATGTGCATGTTCGGGCGGGCCACTCAAAGTGCCAAATCTGGAGGCAGCGAAGTCAGTTTAGGTCACTGGCAAGACTGGGCCGGTCCGGATTACAGCAAATACTCAAAGGCCAAATTTGACAGAGGTCTCACCTGCTGGAATGGACCAGCCAGGTCTACAATGCTCGATTTACGTTGTGGTAAAGAAAACAAACTTGTGTCAGTATCCGAACCAAGTCGGTGTGAGTACGCCATGATATTTACGACACCGGCGCTTTGTAATCCTGATGCTGATAACTCTAGTGTACATGatgaattgtaa
- the LOC130663629 gene encoding protein tumorous imaginal discs, mitochondrial-like isoform X1 encodes MATGKGIVLIFRPRNIRFISNRNFNKLQSDYLSNSNECQRLFSTTGLGVDTWAKSYQSKSEQFTSLRRSFHVSKNLQATRTNYYEVLGVSRNSSAKDIKKAYYELAKKYHPDTNKSDPDASKKFQLVSEAYEVLSDDTKRKEFDTWGATSEQMGMGNSGFNPGAGSAGAGAGQGYANHNWNFQSTINPEELFRKIFGEAGFKSTNFSDFEDYADSKYGFGTAQEVVMNLTFAQAARGVNKEIHINVVDVCNKCDGSRCELGTKAIKCQQCNGTGMETISTGPFVMRSTCRYCHGTRVYIKYPCNECEGKGQNVQRKKVIVPVPAGVEDGQTIRMAVGSKEIFITFRVEKSRYFRRDGADVHTDAEISLAQAALGGTIRIQGVYEDHTVQIRPGTSSHTKVRLSGKGMRKVNGVGYGDHYVNIKITVPTSLTDNQRALLMAYAELESNTPGTIFNVTSKKDGTKQCYDGPLHLLELIRKALNESQSQSPLTETKKNPTTAEESKAGNSKPEDSASDRQMKMKQKMP; translated from the exons ATGGCGACCGGCAAAggaatagttttaatttttcggcctcgaaatatcagatttataagtaacagaaattttaataaattacaatctgATTATCTGTCAAATAGTAATGAGTGTCAGCGTTTATTTTCCACGACTGGTCTTGGTGTTGACACGTGGGCTAAAAGTTACCAGAGTAAAT cTGAGCAATTTACGTCACTGCGACGTAGTTTCCatgtgtcaaaaaatttacaagctACGAGGACAAATTACTATGAAGTACTTGGAGTATCAAGGAACAGTTCGGCAAAAGATATCAAGAAGGCTTACTATGAATTAGCTAAAAAATACCACCCGGACACGAATAAAAGTGACCCGGATGCGAGCAAAAAATTCCAGTTGGTTTCCGAAGCCTACGAAGTCCTGAGCGACGACACTAAAAGAAAGGAATTCGACACCTGGGGAGCAACGTCCGAGCAGATGGGAATGGGTAATTCTGGATTCAACCCTGGCGCCGGTTCCGCTGGGGCTGGTGCCGGCCAAGGATACGCAAACCACAACTGGAATTTCCAGTCGACGATAAATCCTGAGGAATTgttcagaaaaattttcggcGAGGCTGGATTTAAATCGACTAATTTCTCCGACTTTGAAGATTACGCGGACTCAAAGTACGGGTTCGGTACCGCACAAGAG GTAGTAATGAATTTGACATTCGCACAAGCGGCACGAGGTGTCAATAAGGAAATACACATCAATGTCGTGGATGTATGTAACAAATGTGACGGATCTAGATGTGAGTTGGGTACGAAAGCTATAAAATGTCAACAGTGTAATGGAACAGGGATGGAGACTATCAGCACTGGACCATTCGTAATGAGATCAACATGTCGATATTGTCATGGTACCCgagtatatattaaatatcctTGCAATGAATGTGAAGGCAAAGGTCAAAAT gtacaacgaaaaaaagttatagttCCTGTACCAGCTGGTGTTGAAGACGGACAGACAATTCGTATGGCAGTTGGCAGTaaagaaattttcattacatTCCGCGTAGAAAAATCGCGTTACTTTAGACGTGATGGAGCTGACGTACATACCGACGCGGAAATATCACTCGCACAAGCTGCACTTGGTGGTACAATAAGAATCCAAGGTGTTTATGAAGATCACACCGTTCAAATACGTCCAGGAACGTCATCTCACACCAAAGTACGGCTCAGTGGTAAAGGAATGAGAAAAGTTAATGGAGTCGGTTACGGCGATCACTAtgtaaacattaaaataactGTGCCAACGTCCCTGACGGATAATCAAAGAGCCCTGCTGATGGCTTATGCCGAATTAGAGTCCAACACACCTGGTACGATCTTCAACGTTACTTCTAAAAAAGATG GAACAAAACAGTGCTACGATGGACCTCTGCATCTACTAGAGCTGATAAGAAAAGCTCTGAATGAATCACAGTCACAATCGCCACTGActgaaaccaaaaaaaatccaacaaCCGCCGAGGAATCTAAAGCGGGTAATTCAAAACCTGAGGACAGCGCCAGCGATCGGCAGATGAAAATGAAGCAGAAGATGCCTTGA
- the LOC130663629 gene encoding protein tumorous imaginal discs, mitochondrial-like isoform X2: MATGKGIVLIFRPRNIRFISNRNFNKLQSDYLSNSNECQRLFSTTGLGVDTWAKSYQSKSEQFTSLRRSFHVSKNLQATRTNYYEVLGVSRNSSAKDIKKAYYELAKKYHPDTNKSDPDASKKFQLVSEAYEVLSDDTKRKEFDTWGATSEQMGMGNSGFNPGAGSAGAGAGQGYANHNWNFQSTINPEELFRKIFGEAGFKSTNFSDFEDYADSKYGFGTAQEVVMNLTFAQAARGVNKEIHINVVDVCNKCDGSRCELGTKAIKCQQCNGTGMETISTGPFVMRSTCRYCHGTRVYIKYPCNECEGKGQNVQRKKVIVPVPAGVEDGQTIRMAVGSKEIFITFRVEKSRYFRRDGADVHTDAEISLAQAALGGTIRIQGVYEDHTVQIRPGTSSHTKVRLSGKGMRKVNGVGYGDHYVNIKITVPTSLTDNQRALLMAYAELESNTPGTIFNVTSKKDGSAGGTQAKQNVQGEGNQSDGILDKIKKAIFG, translated from the exons ATGGCGACCGGCAAAggaatagttttaatttttcggcctcgaaatatcagatttataagtaacagaaattttaataaattacaatctgATTATCTGTCAAATAGTAATGAGTGTCAGCGTTTATTTTCCACGACTGGTCTTGGTGTTGACACGTGGGCTAAAAGTTACCAGAGTAAAT cTGAGCAATTTACGTCACTGCGACGTAGTTTCCatgtgtcaaaaaatttacaagctACGAGGACAAATTACTATGAAGTACTTGGAGTATCAAGGAACAGTTCGGCAAAAGATATCAAGAAGGCTTACTATGAATTAGCTAAAAAATACCACCCGGACACGAATAAAAGTGACCCGGATGCGAGCAAAAAATTCCAGTTGGTTTCCGAAGCCTACGAAGTCCTGAGCGACGACACTAAAAGAAAGGAATTCGACACCTGGGGAGCAACGTCCGAGCAGATGGGAATGGGTAATTCTGGATTCAACCCTGGCGCCGGTTCCGCTGGGGCTGGTGCCGGCCAAGGATACGCAAACCACAACTGGAATTTCCAGTCGACGATAAATCCTGAGGAATTgttcagaaaaattttcggcGAGGCTGGATTTAAATCGACTAATTTCTCCGACTTTGAAGATTACGCGGACTCAAAGTACGGGTTCGGTACCGCACAAGAG GTAGTAATGAATTTGACATTCGCACAAGCGGCACGAGGTGTCAATAAGGAAATACACATCAATGTCGTGGATGTATGTAACAAATGTGACGGATCTAGATGTGAGTTGGGTACGAAAGCTATAAAATGTCAACAGTGTAATGGAACAGGGATGGAGACTATCAGCACTGGACCATTCGTAATGAGATCAACATGTCGATATTGTCATGGTACCCgagtatatattaaatatcctTGCAATGAATGTGAAGGCAAAGGTCAAAAT gtacaacgaaaaaaagttatagttCCTGTACCAGCTGGTGTTGAAGACGGACAGACAATTCGTATGGCAGTTGGCAGTaaagaaattttcattacatTCCGCGTAGAAAAATCGCGTTACTTTAGACGTGATGGAGCTGACGTACATACCGACGCGGAAATATCACTCGCACAAGCTGCACTTGGTGGTACAATAAGAATCCAAGGTGTTTATGAAGATCACACCGTTCAAATACGTCCAGGAACGTCATCTCACACCAAAGTACGGCTCAGTGGTAAAGGAATGAGAAAAGTTAATGGAGTCGGTTACGGCGATCACTAtgtaaacattaaaataactGTGCCAACGTCCCTGACGGATAATCAAAGAGCCCTGCTGATGGCTTATGCCGAATTAGAGTCCAACACACCTGGTACGATCTTCAACGTTACTTCTAAAAAAGATG gCTCCGCTGGGGGAACTCAAGCGAAACAAAACGTACAGGGCGAAGGTAATCAATCTGATGGAatacttgataaaataaaaaaagcaattttcggataa
- the LOC130663626 gene encoding dentin sialophosphoprotein-like isoform X3, translating to MVVSRETNISTNIRAIIEQLNLNPVERRRLIDRTRENVRIRPVSSPANITIGVYGCSDKNDRNKISTRTKSTVEIFPDDKIIGNKERDNSDKIYPEISIKKKNNNINMNMNMNMNMNNNRYIETITSPSSAKIIIGIWGSNDGRKESIIERTSSCSGKIDIKVVDDEEKRVGFKSRRAEMRQRIPEDQKESCDEVTRTQTDNNDKIATLPKEELPELESDSLNHTAAHHRISVRPKNRRPPRRTMTSTTSSMSCSTITTISETSDVLDSLELSTVTSSNASTPVDPKGITIMRKSSSRLSSRTSDMFEEFDVKKKPSSMASLSPDSLDLSVARMIEQTDTQDSGDIKLVTIKSSNRMTKLSNVYDELETTPKKRTSVTRLSKSPDSLDNSFSKSSEGFDKLIENEEAPTFGRLQNLISKSTDGFDKLAEHGEIKPMPRRLANMISKSTDGFETSPDRDDPRPARRPSNQIYKFSDTVSKSSDSLEAIQALVSDDSIERRRSSFEIRPRRTHKTMSMSSDNFGSLDHQQPELQKISSTSDVYLTRANKHHGKIASVMSKSTDNFEMINNNQETSRSNLDFKYNYKSYKRTISSESSDNLELEDRVESRKIRKPPKKIPNSMLGMYPDDHDKEDYDRRPSLLRKPPTPRLQKSSESSELGSTDTLDSEKRNKSSDSTETLDSLDKDLDQDTRDDDIANNVNDKYEKNDSWSTKTMENKQNTDNADGMEEDSKSLTYTDKPYWRQSSESKENIDIHQLLTIVSRITDNGNNQRNSVPFSKKLSASPPSSPVVKQEDNKLLFNNLLTTKNDEELQNMLNGNISEVSTDTKSFKEKLIMFEKLGK from the exons atGGTTGTGTCACGAGAGACAAATATTTCCACGAATATACGTGCGATAATTGagcaattgaatttaaatcccGTTGAACGTCGTCGTCTTATTGACCGTACTCGTGAGAACGTTAGAATACGTCCTGTCAGTTCACCAGCAAATATAACTATTGGAGTTTATGGCTGCAGTGATAAAaatgatagaaataaaatttccacgAGAACAAAAAGTACCGTCGAAATATTCCCAGATGATAAAATTATCGGTAACAAGGAGAGAGATAattctgataaaatttatccggaaatttcaattaaaaaaaaaaataataacatcaatatgaatatgaatatgaatatgaatatgaataataatcgATACATTGAAACAATCACGAGCCCGTCGTcagctaaaataataattgggaTATGGGGTAGTAATGATGGTAGAAAAGAATCGATTATCGAGAGAACGAGTTCTTGTAGCGGAAAAATAGACATTAAAGTGGTTGATGATGAGGAAAAGAGAGTGGGTTTTAAATCGAGAAGAGCTGAAATGAGACAAAGGATACCGGAAGATCAAAAGGAATCATGTGATGAG gTAACACGAACACAAACTGACAACAATGACAAAATTGCTACATTGCCAAAGGAGGAATTAC cggAACTGGAGAGTGACTCGCTGAATCATACCGCAGCACATCACCGTATTTCAGTCCGGCCAAAAAATCGGCGACCACCCCGACGCACAATGACATCAACCACCAGCAGTATGTCTTGCTCGACAATCACAACAATATCGGAAACTTCAGACGTACTTGACAGTCTTGAATTGTCTACAGTAACAAGTAGCAATGCAAGTACTCCAGTCGATCCTAAGGGCATTACAATAATGCGTAAATCTTCCAGTAGATTGTCTTCTAGGACATCCGACATGTTTGAAGAATTTGATGTAAAGAAAAAACCTTCAAGCATGGCTTCTTTGTCACCGGACAGCCTTGATTTGAGTGTCGCCCGTATGATTGAACAAACTGACACCCAAGATAGCGGTGACATAAAACTTGTGACGATAAAATCATCGAACCGTATGACTAAGCTGTCAAATGTTTACGATGAATTGGAAACAACTCCAAAAAAACGTACATCTGTTACTAGATTATCAAAATCACCAGACAGTCTTGAtaattcattttcaaaatcctCTGAAGGATTTGATAAACTTATTGAGAATGAAGAAGCCCCGACATTTGGaagattacaaaatttaatatctaaatCAACAGATGGATTTGATAAACTTGCTGAGCACGGAGAGATAAAACCAATGCCCCGAAGACTCGCAAacatgatttcaaaatctactGACGGATTTGAGACATCGCCGGATCGTGATGATCCGCGCCCGGCTAGAAGACCCAGTAACCAGATATACAAATTTTCCGACACTGTTTCAAAGTCTTCTGACAGTTTGGAAGCAATACAGGCTCTAGTAAGTGACGATTCGATTGAGCGCAGGCGCAGTAGTTTTGAAATTCGTCCGAGGCGAACCCACAAGACGATGTCCATGTCATCAGACAACTTTGGGAGTCTAGACCATCAGCAACCAGAGCTGCAGAAAATCAGTAGCACATCAGATGTCTACCTCACACGCGCAAATAAACATCACGGAAAAATTGCCAGTGTCATGTCGAAATCTACTGACAACTTTGAAATGATAAACAACAATCAAGAGACTAGTCGAAGTAACTTGGACTTTAAATACAACTACAAAAGCTACAAAAGAACAATCTCCTCCGAGAGTTCGGATAATCTTGAGCTGGAGGACAGAGTCGAGAGCCGTAAAATTCGTAAGCCACCAAAGAAAATACCCAACTCTATGTTAGGAATGTATCCAGATGATCACGACAAAGAGGATTACGATCGCCGACCATCGCTGCTAAGAAAACCCCCGACACCCCGACTCCAGAAGTCCTCAGAAAGTTCCGAACTTGGCAGCACTGATACCCTCGACTCGGAAAAACGGAACAAATCTTCCGACAGCACCGAGACTCTCGACAGTCTCGACAAAGATTTGGACCAGGACACCCGAGATGACGACATCGCGAACAACGTCAatgataaatatgaaaaaaat GATTCCTGGTCGACCAAGACAATGGAAAATAAACAGAACACAGATAACGCTGATGGAATGGAGGAAGATTCAAAGTCACTAACCTACACCGACAAGCCTTATTGGCGACAGAGCTCTgaatcaaaagaaaatattgaCATCCATCAGTTGCTGACAATAGTCAGCCGTATAACAGACAACGGTAATAATCAACGGAACTCTGTACCATTTAGCAAGAAACTGTCGGCATCACCGCCATCGTCACCTGTCGTTAAACAGGAGGACAATAAGTTGCTATTCAACAATTTGCTTACCACTAAAAATGATGAAGAATTGCAGAATATGCTTAACGGAAACATATCTGAAGTGTCAACCGACACCAAGAGTTTCAAAGAGAAACTTATTATGTTTGAGAAACTTGGCAAGTGA